From one Shewanella sp. GD04112 genomic stretch:
- the rsfS gene encoding ribosome silencing factor, with translation MQSAELKQFVVDKIDDLKARDVVVIDVSNQSNITDYMVICSGTSKTHVKAIAENLVLEAKAAGIPPIGIEGRDSSEWVLVDMGNVILHVMQDQTRDFYQLEKLWSEKQA, from the coding sequence AAGCAGTTTGTTGTCGACAAAATCGACGATTTAAAAGCCCGTGACGTCGTGGTTATCGATGTCAGCAACCAATCTAACATCACCGACTATATGGTGATTTGTTCAGGTACATCTAAAACTCACGTGAAAGCGATCGCCGAAAACCTCGTGCTCGAAGCGAAAGCCGCTGGCATTCCACCAATCGGTATCGAAGGCCGCGACAGCAGCGAATGGGTATTGGTGGATATGGGCAACGTGATCCTGCATGTTATGCAAGACCAAACCCGCGATTTCTACCAGCTTGAAAAGCTCTGGTCAGAAAAGCAAGCCTAA
- the rlmH gene encoding 23S rRNA (pseudouridine(1915)-N(3))-methyltransferase RlmH: MKLQLIAVGTRMPDWVTRGFEEYQRRFPRDMALELIEIPAGKRGKNADIVRILQKEGEQMLAAIPKGNHIVTLDLPGKNWTTPELATAMNKWQLDGRDVSLLVGGPEGLAPACKEAAHQSWCLSALTLPHPLVRIVVAESLYRAWSVNTNHPYHRE; the protein is encoded by the coding sequence ATGAAGTTGCAACTTATCGCAGTAGGGACACGGATGCCCGATTGGGTCACCCGCGGCTTTGAAGAGTACCAACGCCGCTTCCCCCGAGATATGGCACTGGAACTTATCGAAATCCCTGCCGGCAAGCGCGGAAAAAACGCTGATATCGTTCGTATCCTGCAAAAGGAAGGCGAGCAAATGTTAGCGGCAATCCCTAAGGGCAATCACATTGTCACCTTAGATCTTCCCGGCAAAAACTGGACTACGCCAGAACTGGCGACCGCCATGAACAAATGGCAACTCGATGGTCGTGATGTGAGTTTACTGGTTGGCGGCCCCGAAGGCTTAGCGCCCGCCTGTAAGGAAGCAGCCCATCAGAGTTGGTGCCTGTCGGCATTAACCCTGCCCCATCCTCTGGTGCGGATTGTGGTTGCCGAAAGCTTATACCGCGCGTGGAGCGTGAACACCAATCACCCTTATCACAGAGAATAG